A stretch of Limanda limanda chromosome 7, fLimLim1.1, whole genome shotgun sequence DNA encodes these proteins:
- the LOC133004532 gene encoding zinc finger BED domain-containing protein 4-like: protein MAAVASKRKAPSSTHTPSVAAVFEKTKKFAKDNAKANTITKKVMEFIALDHYIDVEKKQRVREMVQAELDLLKPLGDSEVTHREGGEGAEKKRIRTTEAGRVPSLSDMFEEILQENNPDARQTTSATAQQLDSYLSEVPVPRSDNPLTYWRTNQGRFPDLAQMARRYLAAPCTSTDSERLFSAASHVLDEKRNRLTCDEAEKLLFMKKNLPLFL, encoded by the exons ATGGCTGCAGTAGCATCAAAGAGGAAAGCTCCGAGCAGCACCCACACTCCGTCCGTGGCCGCGGtctttgaaaagacaaaaaagttcGCAAAGGACAATGCCAAAGCTAACACAATCACGAAGAAGGTAATGGAGTTTATTGCTTTGGATCACTACATTGatgtggagaaaaaacagaggGTTAGGGAAATGGTCCAGGCTGAATTGGACTTATTAAAGCCACTTGGAGACAGTGAAGTGACgcacagagaggggggagagggtgcagagaaaaaaagaatccgCACCACGGAGGCAGGACGTGTGCCCTCACTCTCTGACATGTTTGAAGAGATCCTCCAGGAAAACAACCCAGATGCCAGGCAGACAACGAGTGCCACTGCTCAACAGCTGGACTCTTACTTGTCAGAAGTCCCCGTCCCCAGGAGTGACAATCCTCTAACATATTGGAGGACCAATCAAGGCCGCTTTCCTGACTTAGCACAGATGGCACGCAG GTACCTGGCTGCTCCATGCACAAGCACTGATAGTGAGAGGCTGTTTAGTGCTGCATCACATGTCCTTgatgagaagaggaacagactgacatgtgatgaagcaGAGAAGCTTCTCTTCATGAAGAAGAACCTGCCACTGTTCCTGTAG
- the LOC133004531 gene encoding Ig-like V-type domain-containing protein FAM187A has product MPSSSSFLLLLLLFLLLSREVWSYEAPEDKQDVFASRACPAFLSFTNVAYVAGVTVELPCRCKPPEVQSVLWFFRKHLGSTEETGALSHYHDNEQLDSGQVPHSDDLRSRFSIRLFSLLIFRTAPGDSGIYICGSAHKDFFYAYDLDVQEVQRISFTPRLAPDRPSQEVMEMNSRSSSEPLQVFTGFKPWTPCDRCGVRGEQVRVGLCYVRSHFLHVRYRRANQTVASCGSGAVPRALGLKRGGAEAQLEVRSCQVTCPPQPPPSSKLLTLMAFFGSASVPVDVPVFYLNHPAGRVLTLGCPGARADMAVAWDRGSEPVYRSQHLASIGTKASRLQVDAGHHLVFNPAQLQDTGVYCCWLQGRPAAQIRLLVYLHFGGGQSVTSHPDFLSAVNTVMIYYAAMTAVFFLLVLVRAGVRCLRDAAQTHVE; this is encoded by the exons ATGCCTTCgtcatcctccttcctcctcctcctcctcctcttcctcctcctgagccgTGAGGTGTGGAGCTACGAGGCTCCCGAGGACAAACAGGATGTGTTTGCCAGTCGAGCTTGTCCAGCTTTCCTGAGCTTCACTAACGTAGCGTATGTGGCTGGAGTCACGGTGGAGCTGCCCTGTCGCTGCAAGCCTCCTGAG GTCCAATCAGTCCTGTGGTTCTTCAGGAAACATCTGGGCAGCACCGAGGAGACCGGAGCTCTGAGCCATTACCATGACAACGAGCAGCTGGACAGCGGGCAGGTCCCTCACAGCGATGACCTGCGCAGTCGATTCTCCATCCGTCTCTTCAGCCTGTTGATCTTCAGGACAGCACCCGGCGACTCTGGCATCTACATCTGCGGCTCCGCCCACAAAGACTTCTTCTACGCTTACGACCTGGACgtgcaggaggtgcagaggatCAGCTTCACTCCGAG ACTGGCTCCAGACAGACCGAGCCAGGAAGTGATGGAGATGAACAGCCGGAGCTCCAGTGAGCCGCTGCAGGTCTTCACCGGCTTCAAGCCCTGGACGCCGTGCGACCGCTGTGGCGTGCGGGGGGAGCAGGTCCGTGTGGGGCTCTGCTACGTCCGCTCCCACTTCCTCCATGTCCGCTACCGACGGGCCAATCAGACGGTGGCTTCCTGCGGCTCAGGGGCGGTGCCCCGGGCGTTGGGCCTGAAGCGAGGCGGAGCTGAGGCCCAGCTGGAGGTCAGGAGCTGTCAGGTGACGTGTCCACCTCAACCTCCGCCCTCCTCCAAACTGCTCACTCTGATGGCGTTCTTTGG TTCTGCCTCCGTGCCAGTAGATGTCCCCGTGTTCTACCTGAACCACCCAGCGGGCCGGGTCCTGACCCTGGGCTGCCCCGGCGCCCGGGCCGACATGGCCGTGGCCTGGGACCGAGGCTCCGAACCCGTTTACAGATCCCAGCACTTGGCCTCCATCGGCACCAAGGCCTCCAGGCTGCAGGTCGACGCCGGACACCACCTGGTGTTCAACCCTGCACAACTTCAGGACACAG gtgtgTACTGCTGCTGGCTGCAGGGTCGTCCGGCCGCTCAGATCCGCCTCCTGGTCTATCTTCATTTTGGGGGGGGCCAGTCTGTGACATCACACCCTGACTTCCTGTCAGCTGTCAACACCGTGATGATATATTACGCTGCCATGACGGCCGTGTTCTTCCTGCTGGTGTTGGTCAGAGCTGGAGTCCGCTGCCTCCGAGACGCTGCTCAGACGCATGTGGAGTGA
- the rgs19 gene encoding regulator of G-protein signaling 19, whose protein sequence is MSQVMSLVTSLVTSQVMSQVMSQVMSQVTSQMMSQVMSQVTSQMMSQMMSLVMSLVTSQVMSLVMSQVMSQVMSLVMSQMMSLVTSQTYTGPIPAERGGGLAMGGGRSETSALNRSGGGRDITQNSQGPNACCFCWCCCCSCSWNEEERRRRQRRKRISQDTKMETIPNCEPCSSAPEEEVRLWSQSFDQLMRNPAGRNVFREFLRTEYSEENMLFWLACEDLKQEVNKSSVEEKARSIYEDYISILSPKEVSLDARVREVINRKIQDPTPHAFEDAQLQIYTLMHRDSYPRFLSSSIYKSLLHGSSRTSSES, encoded by the exons ATGTCCCAGGTGATGTCCCTGGTGACGTCCCTGGTGACGTCCCAGGTGATGTCCCAGGTGATGTCCCAGGTGATGTCCCAGGTGACGTCCCAGATGATGTCCCAGGTGATGTCCCAGGTGACGTCCCAGATGATGTCCCAGATGATGTCCCTGGTGATGTCCCTGGTGACGTCCCAGGTGATGTCCCTGGTGATGTCCCAGGTAATGTCCCAGGTGATGTCCCTGGTGATGTCCCAGATGATGTCCCTGGTGACGTCCCAGACA tacaCAGGTCCGATCCCGGCtgagcgagggggggggctggccaTGGGGGGAGGTCGCAGTGAAACCTCGGCTCTGAACAGGAGTGGAGGGGGGCGGGACATTACCCAGAATTCCCAGGGGCCCAACgcctgctgcttctgctggtgctgctgttgCAGCTGCTCatg gaatgaagaggagagacggaggcggcagaggaggaagagaatcTCACAGGACACCAAGATGGAGACGATACCGAACTGTGAACCTTG CTCCTCAGCTCCGGAGGAGGAGGTCCGGCTCTGGTCTCAGTcctttgatcagctgatgaggAACCCTGCGGGACGGAACGTCTTCAGAGAGTTCCTGAGGACGGAGTACAGCGAGGAGAACATGCTGTTCTGGTTGGCCTGTGAAGacctcaaacaggaagtcaacaaGAGCTCCGTGGAGGAGAAAGCCCGGTCCATCTATGAAGACTATATCTCCATCCTGTCACCCAAAGAG gtgagCCTGGACGCCCGGGTGCGAGAGGTGATCAACAGGAAGATCCAGGACCCGACGCCTCACGCCTTCGAGGACGCTCAGCTGCAGATCTACACGCTGATGCACCGGGACTCGTACCCacgcttcctctcctccagcatCTACAAGTCGCTGCTCCACGGCAGCTCACGCACCTCGTCTGAATCCTAG